One segment of Kwoniella pini CBS 10737 chromosome 9, complete sequence DNA contains the following:
- a CDS encoding cystathionine beta-synthase yields MGGDTKSHHHWQGVLNSALDAVGHTPLIKLDRIAKAEGLKCNLLGKCEFFSAGGSVKDRIAKRMVEHAEKEGVLIPGQSIVIEPTSGNTGIGLALACAIKGYQCIITLPAKMSLEKEVMLRALGAEIVRTPTEAAWDSPESHIGVARKLQKSIPGGVILDQYSNPNNPLAHYYTTHEEIMYALKTSDLPRKDISLLVAGAGTGGTITGLGRAIRDYESSLVNGAASSHSRTTILAVDPEGSILGGGEPGNYQVEGIGYDFFPEVLDPNPPVVDQWIKTNDEEAFAATKRLIREEGLFVGGSSGSAVSGTLRYLHSAEGKVISEDEKANVVIILPDGVRNYMSKPWFLETSKKAINENVGEKEDIKVTIKGILGRDLNDVSKVVHDAKENGKKLENGE; encoded by the exons ATGGGTGGCGATACTAAATCACATCATCACTGGCAAGGCGTGCTCAATTCCGCGCTCGACGCTGTTGGGCATACCCCTCTGATCAAGTTGGATAGAATTGCTAAAGCGGAAGGACTCAAGTGTAATCTAC TGGGAAAATGCGAGTTCTTTTCCGCAGGAGGCAGTGTCAAAGATCGAATTGCAAAG CGCATGGTCGAGCATgcagagaaagaaggagtTCTTATACCTGGACAAAGCATAGTTATCGAGCCTACCA GCGGAAATACAG GGATTGGTCTGGCTCTAGCATGTGCAATCAAGGGTTATCA ATGCATAATAACGTTGCCGGCTAAGATGAGTTTGGAGAAGGAGGTGATGCTACGCGCGTTAGGTGCTGAGATCGTGCGGACGCC CACTGAAGCGGC TTGGGACAGTCCTGAAAGTCACATTG GCGTGGCGAGGAAACTGCAAAAGTCAATACCTGGAGGTGTGATCTTGGACCAATATTCTAATCCCAACAATCCACTTGCTCATTACTATACAACTCACGAAGAGATCATG TACGCCTTGAAAACGTCGGATTTACCCCGCAAAGACATTTCTTTGTTGGTAGCAGGTGCAGGTACCGGTGGTACGATTACAGGCCTGGGAAGAGCTATACGGGATTACGAATCTTCCTTGGTAAATGGTGCTGCGTCTTCTCATTCTCGAACCACCATCTTAGCTGTGGATCCAGAAGGGTCGATCTTAGGTGGCGGAGAGCCAGGGAACTATCAAGTGGAAGGTATCGGATAT GACTTTTTCCCTGAAGTTTTGGATCCAAATCCGCCTGTAGTCGACCAATGGATAAAAACAAACGATGAAGAGGCTTTTGCAGCCACCAAGCGATTGAT TCGGGAAGAAGGGTTATTTGTAGGCGGATCATCCGGATCAGCAGTATCAGGCACTCTGCGATATCTACATTCAGCCGAAGGTAAAGTCATATCAGAGGATGAAAAGGCGAACGTAGTGATAATCCTGCCAGACGGAGTAAGGAATTATATGTCAAAACCATGGTTTCTTGAAACTTCTAAAAAGGCCATCAATGAGAATGTaggagagaaagaggataTAAAGGTTACGATTAAAGGGATTTTAGGTCGAGATTTGAATGATGTTAGTAAGGTTGTTCACGATGCTAAGGAGAACGGAAAGAAACTTGAGAATGGCGAATAA